From Planctomycetota bacterium, one genomic window encodes:
- a CDS encoding RHS repeat protein has protein sequence MTTNAYDISGRLTSTTDALGNVVSYGYNVEDLMTSLTYTKVGSGVPTIYTYNDQHRLIRTDQPGYDITNPTGVITNSTYTGYDANGNVTS, from the coding sequence GTGACGACGAACGCCTACGACATATCAGGACGCCTTACCTCGACCACAGACGCACTGGGCAATGTCGTAAGCTATGGCTACAATGTGGAAGACCTGATGACCTCGCTCACCTATACCAAAGTCGGCTCAGGCGTCCCGACCATTTACACCTATAACGACCAGCACCGCCTAATCCGCACCGACCAGCCCGGATATGACATCACGAATCCCACCGGGGTAATCACGAATAGCACGTATACGGGATATGATGCCAATGGGAACGTCACCAGCC